A window of Polypterus senegalus isolate Bchr_013 chromosome 14, ASM1683550v1, whole genome shotgun sequence contains these coding sequences:
- the LOC120515131 gene encoding histone H2A-like: MSGRGKTGGKARAKAKTRSSRAGLQFPVGRVHRLLRKGNYAERVGAGAPVYLAAVLEYLTAEILELAGNAARDNKKTRIIPRHLQLAVRNDEELNKLLGGVTIAQGGVLPNIQAVLLPKKTEKPAKSK, encoded by the coding sequence ATGTCTGGAAGAGGCAAGACCGGTGGTAAGGCACGCGCTAAGGCTAAGACACGTTCTTCTCGAGCTGGTCTGCAGTTCCCTGTTGGTCGTGTTCATAGGCTTTTGAGAAAAGGCAACTATGCTGAGCGAGTAGGCGCTGGTGCCCCGGTATACCTGGCAGCTGTGCTCGAGTACTTGACCGCTGAAATTCTCGAGTTAGCCGGGAATGCCGCCCGCGATAATAAGAAAACCAGAATCATCCCTCGCCACCTGCAGTTGGCTGTCCGTAATGACGAAGAGCTGAATAAGTTATTGGGTGGTGTGACTATCGCTCAAGGTGGCGTGCTGCCGAACATTCAGGCTGTGCTTCTGCCCAAGAAAACCGAAAAACCAGCTAAGAGCAAGTAA
- the LOC120515054 gene encoding histone H2B 8-like: MPEPKAAPAPKKGSKKTVSKSQTKGGKKRRKTRKESYSIYVYKVLKQVHPDTGISSKAMGIMNSFVNDIFERIAGESSRLAHYNKRSTISSREIQTAVRLLLPGELAKHAVSEGTKAVTKYTSSK, encoded by the coding sequence ATGCCTGAGCCAAAAGCCGCTCCTGCTCCTAAGAAGGGATCGAAGAAAACCGTTTCTAAAAGTCAAACGAAGGGTGGAAAGAAACGTAGAAAGACTAGGAAGGAAAGCTATTCCATCTACGTATACAAGGTATTGAAGCAAGTTCATCCCGATACGGGCATTTCTTCGAAGGCGATGGGTATCATGAACTCTTTTGTAAATGATATTTTTGAGCGCATCGCCGGTGAGTCTTCTCGTCTTGCGCATTACAACAAACGCTCAACCATCTCTTCCCGGGAGATCCAAACTGCCGTGAGGCTCCTGTTACCCGGAGAGCTTGCTAAGCACGCCGTGTCCGAGGGCACCAAAGCAGTTACCAAGTACACCAGCTCCAAGTAA
- the LOC120515113 gene encoding histone H4, which yields MSGRGKGGKGLGKGGAKRHRKVLRDNIQGITKPAIRRLARRGGVKRISGLIYEETRGVLKVFLENVIRDAVTYTEHAKRKTVTAMDVVYALKRQGRTLYGFGG from the coding sequence ATGTCTGGCCGTGGTAAAGGAGGAAAGGGACTCGGTAAGGGTGGCGCAAAGCGTCATCGTAAAGTGCTGCGAGATAACATTCAAGGTATTACAAAGCCCGCTATCCGCCGTCTAGCCCGACGAGGTGGAGTGAAGCGAATTTCTGGTTTGATCTACGAAGAGACTCGCGGAGTGCTCAAAGTGTTCCTGGAGAATGTTATCCGGGACGCTGTCACTTACACAGAGCACGCTAAGAGGAAGACTGTGACCGCCATGGATGTGGTATATGCCTTAAAGAGACAGGGTCGTACTCTGTATGGTTTCGGAGGTTAA